One Actinosynnema pretiosum DNA segment encodes these proteins:
- the gcvH gene encoding glycine cleavage system protein GcvH, producing MPAFPENLLYTADHEWVDWTPGTQEPVSVGITSYAAESLGDIVFVQLPEVGERVTSGQVCGELESTKSVSDLYAPVSGEVVEVNTGAVEDPALVNGDPYGGGWLFKVRVESAEGLLTAAKYAELTGD from the coding sequence GTGCCCGCATTCCCCGAGAACCTGCTGTACACCGCCGACCACGAGTGGGTCGACTGGACGCCCGGCACCCAGGAGCCGGTGTCGGTCGGCATCACCTCGTACGCCGCCGAGTCGCTGGGCGACATCGTGTTCGTGCAGCTGCCCGAGGTGGGCGAGCGCGTCACGTCCGGGCAGGTGTGCGGCGAGCTGGAGTCGACCAAGTCGGTCAGCGACCTGTACGCGCCGGTGAGCGGCGAGGTCGTGGAGGTCAACACCGGCGCGGTGGAGGACCCCGCGCTGGTCAACGGCGACCCGTACGGCGGCGGGTGGCTGTTCAAGGTCCGGGTCGAGAGCGCCGAGGGGCTGCTCACGGCCGCGAAGTACGCCGAGCTGACCGGGGACTGA
- a CDS encoding L-serine ammonia-lyase: MAISVFDLFSVGIGPSSSHTVGPMRAAATFAERLRGVSGQVRRVRVELFGSLGATGHGHGSPKAVLLGLEGNKPEEVDPVAAEARVAEIRAAGALRLGGGAEIAFREPDDLVMHRRKSLPLHPNGMVFEAFDAAGASLDRAEYYSVGGGFVVDEHASGADRIKPDTTPLAHPFRTGDELLDLTASTGLRISEVMLANELAWRSEDEVRRGLLHIWQVMQDCVERGCTEQGVLPGGLKVRRRAAEMRRSLRDEHYATDPLRVMDWVTLFALAVNEENAAGGRVVTAPTNGAAGIVPAVLHYYARFVPGASDDGVVRFLLTAGAVGVLFKENASISGAEVGCQGEVGSACSMAAAGLAEVLGGTATQVENAAEIAMEHNLGLTCDPIGGLVQIPCIERNALASIKAITAARMALRGDGSHFVSLDKVIKTMRDTGKDMKVKYKETARGGLAVNVIEC, translated from the coding sequence GTGGCGATCAGCGTCTTCGACCTGTTCTCCGTCGGCATCGGGCCCTCCAGCTCCCACACGGTGGGCCCGATGCGGGCGGCGGCCACGTTCGCGGAGCGGCTGCGCGGGGTGTCCGGTCAGGTGCGCCGGGTGCGGGTGGAGCTGTTCGGCTCGCTCGGCGCCACCGGGCACGGGCACGGCAGCCCCAAGGCCGTGCTGCTCGGGCTGGAGGGCAACAAGCCGGAGGAGGTCGACCCGGTCGCCGCGGAGGCGCGGGTGGCCGAGATCCGGGCGGCGGGCGCGCTGCGGCTCGGCGGCGGCGCGGAGATCGCGTTCCGCGAGCCCGACGACCTGGTGATGCACCGCCGCAAGTCGCTGCCGCTGCACCCGAACGGGATGGTGTTCGAGGCGTTCGACGCGGCCGGGGCGAGCCTGGACCGGGCCGAGTACTACTCGGTCGGGGGCGGGTTCGTGGTCGACGAGCACGCGTCGGGCGCGGACCGCATCAAGCCCGACACGACCCCGCTGGCCCACCCGTTCCGCACCGGCGACGAGCTGCTGGACCTGACCGCGTCCACCGGGCTGCGGATCAGCGAGGTGATGCTGGCGAACGAGCTGGCGTGGCGCAGCGAGGACGAGGTGCGGCGGGGGCTGCTGCACATCTGGCAGGTGATGCAGGACTGCGTCGAGCGCGGCTGCACCGAGCAGGGCGTGCTGCCGGGCGGGTTGAAGGTGCGGCGGCGGGCGGCGGAGATGCGGCGGTCGCTGCGCGACGAGCACTACGCCACGGACCCGCTGCGGGTGATGGACTGGGTGACGCTGTTCGCGCTGGCGGTGAACGAGGAGAACGCGGCCGGGGGGCGCGTGGTGACCGCGCCGACGAACGGGGCGGCCGGGATCGTGCCCGCGGTGCTGCACTACTACGCGCGGTTCGTGCCGGGCGCCTCGGACGACGGCGTGGTGCGGTTCCTGCTGACGGCGGGGGCGGTGGGGGTGCTGTTCAAGGAGAACGCGTCCATCTCCGGGGCCGAGGTGGGGTGCCAGGGGGAGGTCGGGTCGGCCTGCTCGATGGCGGCGGCGGGGCTTGCCGAGGTGCTGGGCGGGACCGCGACGCAGGTGGAGAACGCGGCGGAGATCGCGATGGAGCACAACCTCGGGCTGACGTGCGACCCGATCGGGGGGTTGGTGCAGATCCCGTGCATCGAGCGGAACGCGCTGGCGTCGATCAAGGCGATCACGGCGGCGCGGATGGCGCTGCGGGGGGACGGGTCGCACTTCGTGTCGTTGGACAAGGTCATCAAGACCATGCGGGACACGGGGAAGGACATGAAGGTCAAGTACAAGGAGACGGCTCGGGGTGGGCTCGCGGTGAACGTCATCGAGTGCTGA
- a CDS encoding ABC-2 transporter permease, translating to MGGLISAEFRKTTTTGLWWGLMIPTVLLALGWALGTGALLQSIGEALTSEDGDVLLGGLLGVSADQWKLSVFGITRSINIATIFPMIFGGLAVASEFNRKTITTTFLTAPNRVSAMTAKMVVYLAWGAIYGLVIVTTVSIGIALTADSGQLPEAGGWFALCAVGVLSTMLMTMFGVGVGALMNSTVGTTVVLVLYMLVIENGLQLVLQFQDLSSVIAFLPNGAANGITGGVAADVFMGNVGVVPDGLKEVLMGAAGAAGALDWWLSTLVFLGWTAVFFAGGWAVTQKRDIT from the coding sequence ATGGGCGGCTTGATCAGCGCGGAGTTCCGCAAGACCACCACCACGGGCCTGTGGTGGGGTCTGATGATCCCGACGGTGCTGCTGGCGCTGGGCTGGGCGCTGGGCACCGGCGCGCTGCTCCAGAGCATCGGCGAGGCGCTCACGTCCGAGGACGGCGACGTGCTGCTCGGCGGGCTGCTGGGCGTGTCCGCCGACCAGTGGAAGCTGTCGGTGTTCGGCATCACCCGCAGCATCAACATCGCCACGATCTTCCCGATGATCTTCGGCGGGCTGGCGGTGGCGAGCGAGTTCAACCGCAAGACGATCACCACGACGTTCCTCACCGCGCCGAACCGGGTGTCGGCGATGACCGCGAAGATGGTCGTCTACCTGGCCTGGGGCGCGATCTACGGCCTGGTCATCGTGACCACGGTCAGCATCGGCATCGCGCTGACCGCCGACTCCGGCCAGCTGCCCGAGGCGGGCGGCTGGTTCGCGCTGTGCGCGGTCGGCGTGCTGTCCACGATGCTGATGACCATGTTCGGCGTCGGCGTCGGCGCGCTGATGAACAGCACCGTCGGCACGACCGTGGTGCTGGTGCTGTACATGCTGGTGATCGAGAACGGCCTGCAGCTGGTGCTCCAGTTCCAGGACCTGTCGTCGGTGATCGCGTTCCTGCCGAACGGCGCGGCCAACGGCATCACCGGCGGTGTGGCGGCCGACGTGTTCATGGGCAACGTCGGCGTGGTCCCGGACGGCCTCAAGGAGGTCCTGATGGGCGCCGCGGGCGCGGCGGGCGCGCTGGACTGGTGGCTGAGCACGCTGGTGTTCCTCGGCTGGACCGCGGTGTTCTTCGCGGGCGGCTGGGCCGTGACGCAGAAGCGCGACATCACCTGA
- a CDS encoding glutathione peroxidase — MSIHDIAVNTLAGEPSSLGSLRGKALLVVNVASRCGLTPQYSALERLHAKYAPQGFSVVGFPCNQFGGQEPGTAEEIATFCSATYGVTFPMFEKVEVNGENRHPVYEALVESADTDGAAGDVQWNFEKFLLSPDGEVLARFRPRTEPEDEAVVRAVEAALPNA; from the coding sequence ATGAGCATCCACGACATCGCGGTGAACACCCTGGCGGGCGAGCCGAGCAGCCTCGGCTCACTGCGGGGCAAGGCGCTGCTGGTGGTCAACGTCGCCTCCAGGTGCGGGCTGACCCCGCAGTACTCGGCGCTGGAGCGGCTGCACGCGAAGTACGCCCCGCAGGGCTTCTCCGTGGTGGGCTTCCCGTGCAACCAGTTCGGCGGCCAGGAGCCGGGCACGGCGGAGGAGATCGCCACGTTCTGCTCGGCGACGTACGGCGTGACGTTCCCGATGTTCGAGAAGGTCGAGGTCAACGGGGAGAACCGGCACCCGGTGTACGAGGCCCTCGTGGAGAGCGCGGACACGGACGGCGCGGCGGGCGACGTGCAGTGGAACTTCGAGAAGTTCCTGCTGTCCCCCGACGGCGAGGTCCTGGCCCGCTTCCGCCCGAGGACCGAGCCGGAGGACGAGGCGGTCGTGCGCGCGGTCGAGGCGGCGCTGCCGAACGCCTGA
- the ald gene encoding alanine dehydrogenase, with amino-acid sequence MRIAVPREVKNHEYRVALTPAGAHELSARGHEVFVEAGAGLGSAIPDDEYLAAGAKVLASADDVWAEGELVLKVKEPVAEEYPRLREGQVLFTYLHLAADRPLTEALLASGTTAIAYETVQSAGGALPLLAPMSEVAGRLAPQVGAFALMKPSGGRGVLPGGVPGVHPARVVVIGGGVAGLSAATIAVGMGADVEVLDTSVDRLRQIDARFGNRLRTVASTRYAVEQAVLEADLVIGAVLVPGARAPKLVDNALVARMRPGSVLVDIAIDQGGCFADSRPTTHADPTYPVHDSVFYCVANMPGAVPRTSTYALTNVTLPYAAALADRGWREALRADHALALGLNTHRGALTNGPVALAHDLEHAPYPV; translated from the coding sequence GTGCGCATCGCAGTCCCCCGCGAGGTCAAGAACCACGAGTACCGCGTCGCCCTCACCCCGGCTGGCGCCCACGAGCTGTCCGCGCGCGGCCACGAGGTGTTCGTCGAGGCGGGCGCGGGCCTCGGCTCCGCGATCCCCGACGACGAGTACCTGGCGGCGGGCGCCAAGGTGCTGGCCTCGGCCGACGACGTGTGGGCCGAGGGCGAGCTGGTGCTGAAGGTGAAGGAGCCGGTGGCCGAGGAGTACCCGAGGCTGCGGGAGGGCCAGGTGCTGTTCACCTACCTGCACCTGGCGGCGGACCGGCCGCTGACCGAGGCGCTGCTGGCCTCGGGCACGACCGCGATCGCCTACGAGACGGTGCAGTCGGCCGGCGGCGCGCTGCCGCTGCTGGCGCCGATGTCGGAGGTGGCGGGCAGGCTCGCGCCGCAGGTGGGGGCGTTCGCGCTGATGAAGCCGTCCGGCGGGCGCGGGGTGCTGCCCGGCGGCGTGCCCGGCGTGCACCCGGCGCGGGTGGTGGTGATCGGGGGCGGCGTGGCCGGGCTCAGCGCGGCGACGATCGCGGTCGGCATGGGCGCGGACGTGGAGGTGCTGGACACCAGCGTGGACCGGCTGCGGCAGATCGACGCGCGCTTCGGGAACCGGCTGCGCACGGTCGCGTCGACCCGGTACGCGGTGGAGCAGGCCGTGCTGGAGGCGGACCTGGTGATCGGCGCGGTGCTGGTGCCGGGCGCGCGGGCCCCGAAGCTGGTGGACAACGCGCTGGTGGCGCGGATGCGGCCGGGCTCGGTGCTGGTGGACATCGCGATCGACCAGGGCGGCTGCTTCGCCGACTCGCGGCCGACCACGCACGCCGACCCGACCTACCCGGTGCACGACTCGGTGTTCTACTGCGTCGCGAACATGCCGGGGGCGGTGCCGCGCACCTCGACGTACGCGCTGACCAACGTGACGCTGCCGTACGCGGCGGCGCTGGCCGACCGGGGCTGGCGGGAGGCGCTGCGCGCCGACCACGCGCTGGCGCTGGGCCTGAACACCCACCGGGGCGCGCTGACCAACGGCCCGGTGGCGCTCGCGCACGACCTGGAGCACGCGCCGTACCCGGTCTGA
- a CDS encoding Gfo/Idh/MocA family oxidoreductase codes for MRTALLGFGLGGTAFHAPFLSTAEGLTLSAVVTSRSGEVGSRYPWVEVLGSAEELWSRAADFDLVVVTTPNRLHAAHARAALERGLDVVVDKPFAATAAEARSLADLARARGLLLAPFHNRRWDGDFRTVASLVRNGSLGSVHRFESRFERWRPEVKPGWKESADPEALGSVVYDLGTHLVDQAVALFGRPRSVYAEVRALREGAQAHDDAFLALTHEGGEVSHLWASALANDQGPRFRVLGSRSSFVKHGMDPQEAALRAGELPGGPGWGHDTGPATLGGAPVELERGAYQDFYAAVARRESPVPVGDAIAGLEVVEAAFESARAGRVVEL; via the coding sequence ATGCGCACCGCACTGCTCGGTTTCGGCCTGGGCGGAACCGCTTTCCACGCACCGTTCCTGTCTACCGCCGAGGGCCTGACCCTGTCAGCCGTCGTCACCTCCCGATCGGGTGAGGTGGGAAGTCGGTACCCGTGGGTGGAGGTGCTGGGGTCGGCGGAGGAGCTGTGGTCGAGGGCGGCGGACTTCGACCTGGTGGTGGTGACGACCCCGAACCGGTTGCACGCGGCGCACGCGCGGGCGGCGCTGGAGCGCGGGCTGGACGTGGTGGTGGACAAGCCGTTCGCCGCGACGGCGGCGGAGGCGCGCTCGTTGGCGGACCTGGCGCGGGCGCGGGGCCTGCTGCTGGCCCCGTTCCACAACCGCCGCTGGGACGGCGACTTCCGCACGGTGGCGTCCTTGGTGCGCAACGGCTCGCTGGGGTCGGTCCACCGGTTCGAGTCGAGGTTCGAGCGCTGGAGGCCGGAGGTGAAGCCGGGGTGGAAGGAGTCGGCGGACCCGGAGGCGCTGGGGAGCGTCGTGTACGACCTGGGGACGCACCTGGTGGACCAGGCCGTGGCGCTGTTCGGCAGGCCGCGGTCGGTGTACGCGGAGGTGCGCGCGCTGCGGGAGGGCGCCCAGGCCCACGACGACGCCTTCCTGGCTCTGACCCACGAGGGCGGCGAGGTGTCCCACCTGTGGGCGTCGGCCCTGGCGAACGACCAGGGGCCGAGGTTCCGGGTGCTGGGGTCGCGGTCGTCGTTCGTGAAGCACGGGATGGACCCGCAGGAGGCTGCCCTGCGCGCGGGCGAACTGCCGGGCGGGCCGGGGTGGGGCCACGACACCGGTCCGGCGACGCTGGGCGGTGCGCCGGTGGAGCTGGAGCGCGGCGCGTACCAGGACTTCTACGCGGCCGTGGCGAGGCGGGAGTCCCCGGTGCCGGTGGGGGACGCGATCGCGGGGTTGGAGGTCGTGGAGGCGGCGTTCGAGTCGGCGCGGGCGGGGCGGGTGGTGGAGCTGTAG
- a CDS encoding bifunctional o-acetylhomoserine/o-acetylserine sulfhydrylase produces the protein MTWSFETQQVHAGAAPDPTTGARATPIYQTTSFAFRDTAHGAALFSLAEPGNIYTRINNPTQEVLEQRVAALEGGIAAVAFASGQAAETATILNLARAGDHLVSSASLYGGTYNLLHHTLPKLGITTTFVDDPDDLDAWRAAIRPNTKLLFAETLANPRSNVLDITAVADVAHAAGVPLVVDNTVPTPYLLRPLEHGADIVLHSATKFLGGHGTAIAGVVVDGGRFDFGDAARFPDFNDPDPSYHGLRYWPALGHGAFAAKLRVQGLRDTGAAIAPLTSFLVLQGIETLSLRLERHVANAQALAEWLDGRDEVERVHYAGLPSSPWHALAQRYLPWGAGAIVSFELVGGADAGRAFVDGLELFSQLANIGDVRSLVIHPASTTHSQLTAEQQATSGVTPGLVRLSVGIEAVEDLKADLEAGFRAAKSAR, from the coding sequence ATGACCTGGTCCTTCGAGACCCAGCAGGTGCACGCCGGGGCAGCACCCGACCCGACCACCGGGGCCCGCGCCACGCCGATCTACCAGACCACCTCGTTCGCCTTCCGCGACACCGCGCACGGCGCCGCCCTGTTCAGCCTCGCCGAACCCGGCAACATCTACACCCGCATCAACAACCCCACCCAGGAGGTCCTCGAACAGCGCGTCGCCGCCCTGGAGGGCGGGATCGCCGCCGTCGCCTTCGCGTCCGGCCAGGCCGCCGAGACGGCCACGATCCTCAACCTCGCCCGCGCGGGCGACCACCTCGTCTCCAGCGCCTCCCTCTACGGCGGCACCTACAACCTGCTCCACCACACCCTGCCCAAGCTCGGCATCACCACCACCTTCGTCGACGACCCCGACGACCTCGACGCCTGGCGCGCCGCGATCAGGCCGAACACCAAGCTGCTGTTCGCCGAGACCCTCGCCAACCCGCGCAGCAACGTCCTCGACATCACCGCCGTCGCCGACGTCGCGCACGCCGCGGGCGTCCCGCTGGTCGTGGACAACACCGTCCCCACGCCCTACCTGCTGCGCCCCCTGGAGCACGGCGCCGACATCGTGCTGCACTCCGCCACCAAGTTCCTCGGCGGCCACGGCACGGCCATCGCGGGCGTCGTCGTCGACGGCGGCAGGTTCGACTTCGGCGACGCCGCCAGGTTCCCCGACTTCAACGACCCCGACCCCAGCTACCACGGCCTGCGCTACTGGCCCGCCCTCGGGCACGGCGCGTTCGCCGCCAAGCTGCGCGTGCAGGGCCTGCGCGACACCGGGGCCGCCATCGCCCCGCTCACCAGCTTCCTCGTCCTGCAGGGCATCGAGACCCTCTCGCTGCGCCTGGAGCGGCACGTGGCCAACGCGCAGGCGCTCGCCGAGTGGCTCGACGGGCGCGACGAGGTCGAGCGGGTGCACTACGCGGGGCTGCCGTCCAGCCCGTGGCACGCGCTCGCCCAGCGCTACCTGCCCTGGGGCGCGGGCGCGATCGTCTCGTTCGAGCTGGTCGGCGGGGCCGACGCGGGGCGGGCGTTCGTGGACGGGCTGGAGCTGTTCAGCCAGCTCGCCAACATCGGCGACGTGCGCAGCCTGGTCATCCACCCGGCGTCCACCACGCACAGCCAGCTCACCGCCGAGCAGCAGGCCACCAGCGGCGTCACGCCGGGCCTCGTCCGGCTGTCCGTGGGCATCGAGGCGGTCGAGGACCTGAAGGCCGACCTGGAGGCCGGGTTCCGGGCGGCGAAGTCCGCGCGGTGA
- a CDS encoding subtilase-type protease inhibitor translates to MTPIPLLVAAAALAPVLALPAQAAATPDSGPGILPLYQPTVLVLTKVDSGGEHEQALLRCDPPSGTHQRAWQACLALAEVNGHVGRMRDSNQVCTMEYNPIKVSVLGVWRGQTRSFSGEYSNPCVMGSVTKSVFSFEKD, encoded by the coding sequence ATGACACCTATTCCACTCCTCGTGGCCGCCGCCGCCCTGGCGCCCGTGCTCGCCCTCCCGGCGCAGGCCGCGGCCACCCCCGACTCGGGTCCCGGCATCCTGCCGCTCTACCAGCCCACCGTCCTGGTCCTCACCAAGGTCGACTCCGGTGGCGAGCACGAGCAGGCGCTCCTGCGCTGCGACCCGCCCAGCGGCACGCACCAGAGAGCGTGGCAGGCCTGCCTGGCCCTGGCCGAGGTGAACGGCCACGTCGGCCGGATGCGCGACTCGAACCAGGTCTGCACGATGGAGTACAACCCGATCAAGGTGTCCGTGCTGGGCGTGTGGCGCGGTCAGACGCGCTCGTTCTCCGGCGAGTACTCGAACCCGTGCGTGATGGGCTCGGTGACCAAGTCCGTGTTCTCGTTCGAGAAGGACTGA
- a CDS encoding ABC transporter ATP-binding protein: MHDGSGRIVVQGLTKQFGPVAAVQNLSFTVEPGSVTGFLGPNGAGKTTTLRMLLGLVTPTAGTALINGRPFTELGNPGRVVGAVLEAQGVHPSRTARNHLRVYAAAMGVPDQRADQVLQLVGLGAAADRKAGGFSLGMKQRLALATALLGDPQILVLDEPANGLDPEGIAWLRQFLQSYARSGRTVLISSHLLAEVEQTVDQVVIVSRGQTMYYGSLDQLRGSQQNRVLVQPSDPAQLVAALQADGLSAIEQTPDGRIAVSGAEPKHIADVALKAGVSVYGIQEERVDLERLFFQLTSGQYTGAPMPGYQPPPPGFAQAYQQQAPQQTGYHTPPPGYPAQPGYPQQPGHQGQPGYDPQQAYQQQAPQGYPQQPPQGYQQQGFDPQQQAYQQPQPGYQGQPGYDPQQAYQQQGYQQPTSGQFPAAPDHQAPPTPDSPYAPPPGGNQQGQQGQSGLGGGA; encoded by the coding sequence GTGCACGACGGCAGTGGCCGCATCGTGGTGCAGGGCTTGACCAAGCAGTTCGGTCCGGTCGCGGCGGTGCAGAACTTGAGCTTCACGGTGGAACCGGGTTCGGTGACCGGCTTCCTCGGCCCCAACGGGGCCGGAAAGACTACGACCTTGCGCATGTTGCTCGGCCTGGTGACGCCCACGGCGGGCACCGCGCTGATCAACGGCAGGCCCTTCACCGAGCTGGGGAACCCCGGCCGCGTGGTGGGCGCGGTGCTGGAGGCGCAGGGCGTCCACCCGTCGCGGACGGCCCGCAACCACCTGCGGGTGTACGCGGCGGCGATGGGCGTGCCCGACCAGCGGGCGGACCAGGTGCTCCAGCTCGTCGGGCTGGGGGCGGCGGCCGACCGCAAGGCCGGTGGCTTCTCGCTCGGCATGAAGCAGCGGCTGGCACTGGCCACCGCGCTGCTCGGCGACCCGCAGATCCTGGTGCTGGACGAGCCCGCGAACGGCCTCGACCCCGAGGGCATCGCCTGGCTGCGCCAGTTCCTCCAGTCGTACGCGCGCAGCGGTCGCACGGTGCTGATCTCCAGCCACCTGCTGGCCGAGGTCGAGCAGACGGTCGACCAGGTGGTGATCGTCAGCCGGGGCCAGACCATGTACTACGGGTCGCTGGACCAGCTGCGCGGCTCCCAGCAGAACCGGGTGCTGGTGCAGCCGTCCGACCCGGCGCAGCTGGTCGCGGCGCTGCAGGCGGACGGGCTGTCGGCGATCGAGCAGACCCCGGACGGCCGGATCGCGGTCAGCGGGGCCGAGCCGAAGCACATCGCGGACGTCGCGCTGAAGGCGGGCGTGTCGGTGTACGGCATCCAGGAGGAGCGGGTCGACCTGGAGCGGCTATTCTTCCAGCTGACGAGCGGCCAGTACACGGGCGCGCCGATGCCGGGCTACCAGCCGCCGCCTCCGGGCTTCGCCCAGGCCTACCAGCAGCAGGCGCCGCAGCAGACCGGCTACCACACCCCGCCCCCCGGCTACCCGGCCCAGCCGGGCTACCCGCAGCAGCCGGGTCACCAGGGGCAGCCGGGCTACGACCCGCAGCAGGCGTACCAGCAGCAGGCCCCGCAGGGTTACCCGCAGCAGCCGCCGCAGGGCTACCAGCAGCAGGGCTTCGACCCGCAGCAGCAGGCCTACCAGCAGCCGCAGCCGGGTTACCAGGGGCAGCCGGGGTACGACCCGCAGCAGGCCTACCAGCAGCAGGGCTACCAGCAGCCGACGTCGGGCCAGTTCCCGGCCGCGCCGGACCACCAGGCGCCGCCGACCCCCGACTCGCCGTACGCGCCGCCGCCCGGCGGCAACCAGCAGGGTCAGCAGGGGCAGAGCGGTCTCGGGGGCGGTGCGTGA